In Metopolophium dirhodum isolate CAU chromosome 7, ASM1992520v1, whole genome shotgun sequence, one genomic interval encodes:
- the LOC132948460 gene encoding LOW QUALITY PROTEIN: uncharacterized protein LOC132948460 (The sequence of the model RefSeq protein was modified relative to this genomic sequence to represent the inferred CDS: deleted 2 bases in 1 codon), translated as MPKRRCVFTPSLKVEFPFLRDSDEIGKVLCIVCKSVFSIENGGRSDITQHVKQKKHLLAVSSSSSNKVTNFFTNVQSTNESKCIAVEEGLFGYHTIIHNHSFRSMDCSTSIIKKIYEKKFSCARTKCESIIVNVIAPFAIQQMLDELKSVKFLTIMVDTSNHKNLKLVPILIRNISGIGCAAHILHNAMHSSADILPTDIELIINKIFQYFHIYTVRIEKLKDFCDFVSIEYKNILGSVKTRWLSLQPAVSRIIDLYPALKSYFMSQEKCPTVLRTFFNDPISMAWLYFVQSQLKVVCDTIKRIEGDHISAGEVYEEIEVLCGKIKNRKNQHFFTSELAQLISDLDKNKLYSEKKFIEITDEFYDTFLSYVEKWGYHFEPLKVFRWIQVLDFPIWSDIQESFKYIIKNNPTLKFDEDELFDEFNHVINVMKVKMQNWKNEYSMAIPGTNASVERVFSITNVLWTDEKNRFLVDTIRSIIIVKQHFKNVSCTELHTFLLEHPQLLKLITSSEKYEKSNSEDISEQSSSK; from the exons ATGCCTAAGCGAAGGTGCGTATTTACTCCCAGCTTGAAAGTTGAATTTCCGTTTTTAAGAGATAGTGATGAAATCGGAAAAGTTTTATGTATTGTATGTAAATCAGTTTTTTCAATAGAAAACGGTGGTCGTTCAGATATTACACAACATGTTAAACAAAAGAAACATTTATTGGCCGTATCAAGCAGTTCTTCAAATAAGGTAACGAATTTTTTCACTAATGTACAGTCAACAAATGAAAGCAAATGTATTGCTGTGGAAGAGGGTCTTTTTGgatatcatactattatacacaATCATTCATTCAGGTCTATGGATTGTTCAacatcaattataaaaaaaatttacgaaaaaaaattttcgtgTGCTCGT ACAAAATGTGAATCTATAATTGTGAATGTAATAGCTCCTTTTGCCATTCAACAGATGTTAGATGAACTAAAATccgttaaatttttaacaattatggtgGACACGTCAaaccataaaaatttaaaactggttCCAATTCTGATTCG aaatatttccgGTATTGGCTGTGCTGCTCATATTCTGCACAATGCTATGCATAGTAGTGCTGATATTTTGCCAACTGACATTGaactcataattaataaaatatttcagtattttcatatttatacagTTCGTATAGAAAAATTAAAGGATTTTTGCGATTTTGTTAGTATtgagtacaaaaatattttaggatcTGTAAAAACGCGTTGGTTATCTCTACAGCCAGCTGTTTCTAGAATAATAGATTTATATCCTGCattgaaatcatattttatgtCACAAGAAAAGTGTCCTACAGTTTTAAGAACTTTTTTTAATGATCCTATATCCATGGCAtggttatattttgtacaaagtcaGTTGAAGGTGGTATGTGATACAATAAAAAGGATAGAAGGTGATCATATATCAGCAGGCGAGGTGTATGAAGAAATTGAAGTGTTatgtggtaaaataaaaaatcggaaaaatcaacatttttttacatcagAGCTAGCTCAACTTATTTCAGATCTTGATAAGAACAAACTGTACagtgaaaaaaagtttattgaGATAACTGATGAGTTTTATGACACGTTTTTATCGTACGTGGAAAAATGGGGATATCACTTTGAACCACTAAAAGTTTTTCGTTGGATTCAAGTACTAGATTTTCCAATTTGGAGTGACATTCAagaaagttttaaatatattattaagaataatcCAACATTGAAATTCGATGAAGATGAACTTTTTGACGAATTTAATCATGTGATAAATGTAATGAAGGTTAAAATGCAAAACTGGAAAAATG AGTATTCGATGGCTATTCCAGGAACTAACGCGTCGGTAGAAAGAGTATTTTCaattacaaatgttttatgGACAGATGAGAAAAATCGATTTCTTGTGGACACAATTAGATCGATAATAAtcgtaaaacaacattttaaaaatgtttcatgtaCAGAATTACATACATTTCTTTTAGAACATccacaattattaaaactaattacttCTTCAGAAAAGTATGAAAAATCAAATAGTGAAGACATCTCTGAACAATCGTcatcaaaatga